A stretch of the Pseudorasbora parva isolate DD20220531a chromosome 13, ASM2467924v1, whole genome shotgun sequence genome encodes the following:
- the si:dkey-191c17.2 gene encoding uncharacterized protein si:dkey-191c17.2, translated as MHENPKVFEDGTMQVLVKMEYELGEQTEQRLREMGVRCVGETLDVEYYYDTDSFLLASTQTWLNQHNGQWGLIQAEERELDHPQSDDTNKSEGEHFEEKKSKMLNSLPEQRSATGSVCIEKSSYRHPEKVMRKSQVQRTSLDKSLTYTELSDPYAIMSRLSKCLQLPLTHNKMQSMTMKNFLKMAQIQMYDSWTRTSTVKYSLPGGFSLVVERNYSIPTETPSAFLIMNANVLSISSELEKMDQLCKELGLKTKERPLQNLDEKHSGHVDN; from the coding sequence ATGCATGAAAACCCCAAAGTGTTTGAAGATGGCACCATGCAGGTTCTAGTGAAGATGGAGTATGAGCTGGGAGAACAGACAGAGCAACGCCTCAGGGAAATGGGTGTCCGCTGTGTGGGGGAAACCTTAGACGTAGAGTACTACTACGATACTGACAGCTTCCTACTGGCTTCTACACAGACCTGGTTGAATCAGCATAATGGCCAGTGGGGACTGATCCAGGCAGAAGAGCGAGAGCTTGATCACCCTCAATCAGACGACACCAACAAGTCAGAAGGTGAACATtttgaagaaaagaaaagcaaAATGCTCAACTCATTACCTGAACAAAGATCAGCAACAGGATCTGTTTGTATAGAAAAATCAAGCTATAGGCATCCAGAGAAGGTCATGCGCAAAAGCCAAGTTCAGAGAACATCCTTGGACAAGTCTCTAACATACACAGAACTGAGTGACCCATATGCCATCATGTCTCGTCTCTCAAAGTGTCTCCAACTCCCTCTGACCCACAATAAAATGCAAAGCATGACCATGAAGAACTTCTTAAAAATGGCCCAGATTCAGATGTATGACAGCTGGACCAGGACCAGCACAGTGAAATACTCTCTGCCTGGAGGCTTCTCACTGGTGGTGGAGAGAAACTACAGCATTCCCACTGAAACTCCTTCTGCATTTTTGATTATGAATGCTAATGTGCTCAGCATAAGCAGTGAGCTGGAAAAGATGGACCAGCTGTGTAAAGAACTAGGCTTAAAAACAAAGGAAAGGCCATTACAAAATCTTGATGAAAAACATAGTGGTCATGTGGACAACTAA